TAATCAACGCCGGTGACGGCTTAAATGAAAACCCCAGCCAGTCTCTTCTGGACCTTATGACCATAAGGGGCGAGAAAGGAAGGGTTGAAGGGCTTAAAGTAGCCTTAATAGGGGATGTTTTAAACAGCAGAGTAGCAAGAAGCAATATATGGGCTCTTTTAAAGCTTGGAGCAGAAGTTTCCGTATCGGGGCCCCTTACTCTTATTCCGGAGGACATCGAAAGCTTCGGGGTTTCCGTATATATGGACCCGGAAGACGCCGTAAAAGATGCAGACGTTATTATGTCTTTAAGAATGATGCAAGAAGAGGACCAGTATGTAAATACTTTGCCTTCTTTTAACGAATATAAGAATTTGTTTGAGATTAATAGCCGCCTTATTGCGGAGGCTAAAAAAGACGTCATTATCATGCACCCGGGGCCTATTAAAAGAGGGATTGAAATTTCATCGGGGCTTATAGACTCAAGCCGATGCCTTGTAAATGACCAGATAGCAAACGGCGTAGCCGTAAGAATGGCAATGCTCTATATTCTTTCTTTAAGGGGAGGGATCATGATATGAGATTAATTATAAAAAATGCCTGTATTCCTCATAAAGACGGAAGAGAAGAAATAAAATCTATTGCAGTTGACGACGGTAAAATCGTTGAAATATCCGAGAAAATAGAAAACGGAGA
This is a stretch of genomic DNA from Anaeropeptidivorans aminofermentans. It encodes these proteins:
- a CDS encoding aspartate carbamoyltransferase catalytic subunit encodes the protein MVIKRKDFIGLKDLTAEEILYILDTAETMKYVFNQKNKKAPHLQGKSIVLLFYENKSRTKVSYELAGQYLSANIVDMTVSHSLEAKESILDMGRIVDQMGADFIVIRHPMSGSAQFLAENVSSCVINAGDGLNENPSQSLLDLMTIRGEKGRVEGLKVALIGDVLNSRVARSNIWALLKLGAEVSVSGPLTLIPEDIESFGVSVYMDPEDAVKDADVIMSLRMMQEEDQYVNTLPSFNEYKNLFEINSRLIAEAKKDVIIMHPGPIKRGIEISSGLIDSSRCLVNDQIANGVAVRMAMLYILSLRGGIMI